From the genome of Yoonia sp. R2331, one region includes:
- a CDS encoding glycosyltransferase family 2 protein has protein sequence MTSFSIIIPCFNAAETILETLCSLQAQTVTNWEAVCVDDGSTDATTRIIAAARDADPRIILTHNTSKGPSAARNHGALTLAKGEIIAFCDADDLWSPSKLAELNAEFSDLFVDAAFGKVAFFRDRPSAVTATSTVPSKPLHIPMLLSENPVCTMSNLSIRRAIFERSGGFDETLVHNEDLEWLVRLVGQGANVVGLPTTQTFYRASPYGLSSDLKAMEVGRKAVLETAASFGFEPDAASNAVYQRYLARRALRLGQGRTLALRFALSGLAICPSGFFASPKRGALTLIGALCAFVLPTPVCRTLFSR, from the coding sequence ATGACAAGCTTTTCAATCATTATCCCATGTTTCAATGCAGCTGAGACGATCTTGGAAACGTTGTGCAGCCTCCAGGCCCAAACCGTCACAAACTGGGAAGCGGTTTGCGTTGATGATGGGTCAACCGATGCAACGACCCGAATTATCGCCGCCGCCCGAGATGCGGACCCGCGTATCATTTTGACCCACAATACAAGCAAAGGCCCAAGTGCGGCGCGCAATCATGGCGCTCTGACGCTGGCAAAGGGTGAGATCATTGCATTCTGCGACGCTGACGACCTTTGGTCACCAAGCAAGCTGGCCGAACTGAATGCAGAATTTTCGGATCTTTTTGTCGATGCCGCATTTGGCAAAGTAGCCTTTTTTCGTGATCGACCTTCAGCAGTGACCGCCACGTCGACCGTTCCGTCCAAGCCGTTGCACATTCCGATGTTGCTGAGCGAAAACCCAGTTTGCACGATGTCGAACCTGTCCATCCGTCGTGCGATTTTTGAAAGATCAGGCGGATTTGATGAAACGCTGGTTCACAACGAGGACTTGGAATGGCTGGTTCGGCTCGTGGGGCAAGGCGCAAACGTCGTTGGGCTTCCGACTACTCAGACGTTTTATCGCGCCAGCCCTTATGGCCTTTCATCAGACCTGAAGGCGATGGAAGTTGGTCGCAAGGCTGTTCTTGAGACCGCAGCATCGTTTGGTTTCGAACCAGATGCTGCATCAAACGCCGTCTATCAGCGTTACCTTGCCCGTCGCGCCTTGCGCCTCGGCCAGGGCCGCACACTGGCGTTGCGTTTTGCGTTGTCTGGACTTGCCATATGCCCAAGCGGCTTTTTCGCCTCACCCAAGCGCGGAGCTTTGACGTTGATCGGCGCATTATGTGCGTTTGTTCTTCCTACACCTGTTTGCCGAACTCTGTTTTCACGCTGA
- a CDS encoding glycosyltransferase family 2 protein, with amino-acid sequence MPYVSIIVPAYDVASTLPETLGALLAQSFSDFEVLVVDDGSTDETARIAHSFQSDDRVKLISQRNRGLAGARNSGIAAARGGLIAFCDADDTWEPEKLETHVRHLHANPDIGISYAGSAIMDEGSIQLGRHQSPRLRDIRPEHIFKRNPIGNGSAPVMRRAVFDAIAYRPSFETERDWYFDETFRQSEDIECWLRIALTTDWCFEGVDGHLTNYRINASGLSADTDRQLASWENMVSKLRPINPTFFDEHETAARSYQYRYLARRAVSDFDGVRAWNLTLQSLHQSFRPVFEEPIKTIQTAVAAGALRLVGPNALRPFLVAKGAKS; translated from the coding sequence ATGCCATATGTTTCCATAATTGTGCCTGCTTACGATGTTGCCAGCACCCTGCCGGAAACGCTCGGCGCGTTGCTTGCGCAATCTTTCTCAGACTTTGAAGTTCTTGTCGTAGATGACGGTTCGACGGATGAGACAGCACGCATTGCTCACAGCTTCCAGAGCGATGATCGCGTCAAGCTGATTTCCCAACGCAACCGCGGTTTGGCCGGCGCCCGCAATTCCGGCATCGCGGCCGCCCGAGGTGGGCTGATCGCATTTTGCGATGCTGACGACACCTGGGAACCTGAGAAGCTCGAAACCCATGTCCGGCATTTGCACGCAAACCCTGATATTGGGATCAGCTATGCCGGTTCGGCGATAATGGATGAAGGAAGTATCCAACTTGGGCGACATCAATCGCCGCGGTTGCGGGATATCCGGCCCGAACACATTTTCAAGCGCAATCCGATCGGCAACGGTTCGGCACCGGTGATGCGCCGCGCAGTGTTTGATGCCATCGCCTACCGGCCATCATTCGAAACCGAACGTGATTGGTATTTCGATGAGACATTTCGTCAGTCAGAAGACATCGAGTGTTGGCTACGCATAGCGTTGACCACGGACTGGTGCTTCGAAGGGGTTGACGGCCACCTCACAAACTATCGCATCAATGCCTCTGGACTCTCGGCTGATACGGACCGTCAACTTGCATCGTGGGAGAACATGGTCTCAAAGCTGCGGCCGATTAACCCGACCTTCTTTGACGAACATGAGACAGCAGCACGGTCATATCAGTATCGCTATCTTGCGCGCCGGGCAGTGAGTGATTTTGACGGTGTACGGGCTTGGAATCTTACGCTGCAATCCCTGCACCAGTCGTTTCGCCCGGTTTTCGAAGAACCGATAAAAACAATCCAGACTGCGGTGGCGGCGGGGGCACTAAGACTTGTTGGGCCAAATGCTCTGCGTCCCTTCCTGGTGGCCAAGGGAGCGAAGTCATGA
- a CDS encoding glycosyltransferase family 4 protein, producing the protein MTRPMKVVHLVDDTTAGGITRVVDFILSGNGRQTEIQHERQVASRGKLNATRYEADVIVSHLTFSWRNLPALILLRASNAGKPMIHVEHSYTEGFVAHNVTHQRRFLTLLRTGFSLFDQIVSVSYAQADWFSAKNLCARSKVSTIQSCVDLAPFRSIPATDGPVRIFGAIGRLDRQKGFDALIAAFKTCEARDIELHIFGEGEEEENLRQLAAGDQRIVFKGFAASPTEAFANIDAVVMPSRWEAYGLVAIEAISAGKLLICSNVDGLQDHEPLGAEFLEQYSKNCIACKILQVRSRAGSPLNELNAKSIILEETFFLKWRQLLCANSHFWTSESGDKGLMAGRT; encoded by the coding sequence ATGACGCGTCCGATGAAAGTCGTCCACCTTGTTGATGACACGACTGCCGGGGGCATCACGCGGGTTGTCGATTTCATTTTGTCCGGCAATGGCAGGCAGACCGAGATCCAGCACGAACGTCAGGTTGCATCGCGAGGCAAACTTAACGCTACGCGCTACGAGGCAGATGTCATCGTATCACATCTGACGTTTTCCTGGCGAAACCTGCCGGCGCTCATTTTACTTCGGGCGTCGAATGCCGGGAAGCCAATGATCCATGTCGAACATAGCTACACTGAAGGATTTGTGGCCCATAACGTGACCCATCAGCGCCGGTTCCTGACACTGCTCCGCACCGGCTTTTCCTTGTTCGACCAAATTGTGAGCGTGAGCTACGCGCAGGCAGATTGGTTTTCAGCAAAGAACCTGTGCGCCAGAAGTAAGGTTTCGACAATCCAGTCCTGCGTCGACCTTGCTCCGTTCCGCTCAATCCCGGCCACGGACGGTCCTGTCCGGATATTTGGTGCCATTGGTCGGCTTGATCGTCAAAAAGGTTTTGATGCGTTGATTGCGGCATTCAAGACATGCGAGGCGCGTGACATCGAACTTCACATTTTTGGGGAAGGCGAAGAGGAAGAAAATCTCCGTCAGCTCGCTGCAGGCGATCAAAGGATCGTCTTCAAAGGCTTTGCGGCCTCACCCACCGAAGCGTTCGCCAATATTGACGCCGTTGTAATGCCTTCGCGCTGGGAAGCTTACGGCTTGGTCGCCATCGAAGCGATCAGTGCCGGTAAATTGTTGATCTGCTCGAATGTTGACGGATTGCAGGACCATGAACCGCTCGGCGCTGAGTTTCTTGAGCAGTATTCAAAGAATTGTATAGCGTGCAAGATCCTGCAAGTTCGGTCGCGGGCAGGTAGCCCACTCAACGAATTGAACGCGAAATCCATTATCCTCGAAGAAACATTCTTTCTAAAATGGCGCCAACTGCTTTGTGCCAACTCGCATTTTTGGACCAGCGAATCTGGTGACAAAGGTCTCATGGCGGGTCGGACATGA
- a CDS encoding diguanylate cyclase, with translation MKIAKLLAEKSTNSVEKVSPTSTLSEVATKLMELRIGALVVCDAAGKLVGIVSERDLLPVVANIKALPANTVVAKVMSPNVITCGPDDEIAAILRLMNANSIRHIPVIVEQSLIDMVSIRELTTAYEILQKEADTDPLTELPNRRPFLGRLEAEFARAKRFKHHFAVAMIDIDHFKAVNDTYGHDAGDQVLRAVSGKLINQFRTIDMVGRLGGEEFAVIFPETKVKSAEIACIRLLQELESTIIFASGHQIGITASVGLAGLSSASTAGAEVLKRADELLYDAKRAGRNRVVSKAV, from the coding sequence ATGAAGATAGCGAAACTTCTGGCTGAGAAGTCGACTAATAGTGTTGAAAAGGTGTCGCCAACTTCGACTTTGAGTGAGGTGGCAACCAAGTTGATGGAACTACGCATTGGAGCACTTGTTGTCTGCGATGCGGCAGGGAAACTGGTGGGGATTGTATCCGAACGTGATTTGCTACCTGTTGTCGCCAACATAAAAGCGCTTCCAGCCAACACAGTTGTTGCTAAGGTGATGTCTCCGAATGTCATCACTTGCGGCCCGGATGATGAGATTGCCGCCATACTTCGCCTGATGAATGCAAATTCCATCCGCCATATCCCTGTAATTGTTGAGCAAAGTTTGATCGATATGGTGAGTATCCGGGAGCTGACCACAGCTTATGAGATCCTGCAAAAGGAAGCAGATACGGATCCTTTGACCGAATTGCCCAATCGCCGACCGTTCTTGGGAAGATTGGAGGCCGAGTTCGCTCGCGCAAAAAGATTCAAGCATCATTTTGCTGTTGCCATGATAGACATCGACCACTTCAAAGCGGTGAATGATACCTATGGCCACGATGCAGGCGATCAGGTGTTGCGCGCGGTATCAGGCAAACTCATCAATCAGTTCCGCACCATCGACATGGTAGGGCGACTAGGCGGTGAGGAGTTTGCCGTCATTTTTCCTGAAACCAAAGTCAAAAGCGCAGAGATTGCGTGTATTCGTTTACTCCAAGAACTTGAGTCAACGATCATTTTTGCAAGTGGACATCAGATTGGAATTACAGCAAGTGTTGGACTGGCAGGGTTGTCATCAGCTTCGACTGCGGGCGCAGAGGTTCTGAAGCGGGCGGACGAGTTGCTTTATGACGCAAAGAGAGCTGGTCGAAATAGGGTAGTTTCTAAGGCGGTCTAG
- a CDS encoding B12-binding domain-containing protein: MTSFTGVRRREECDETFDWTVRGVQDVASFLGASDPYSGAAASLDDMTCAFLSALRSRDISKACELGNISDNWPALALGAIAHLDKAWSDDTLTIGEIAETYWTLRRTLDELTSSQARAAQSSLFIGTAIIWIPKTEQHTFGPQMLVDNIRRFGWDAHLWHDFSSDDLIEKIGSHDIDVIGVSIGTDNQLDGLADLVTQIRRSAINPNIKILVGGSAIHGSPNLYSFLGADAVSASADDAMDFFERGWTESERREGRFDG, translated from the coding sequence TTGACGAGTTTTACTGGTGTTCGAAGACGGGAAGAATGTGATGAAACATTCGACTGGACGGTGCGAGGTGTTCAAGATGTTGCGTCTTTCCTCGGTGCTTCCGATCCCTATTCCGGGGCAGCGGCCTCGCTGGACGATATGACTTGTGCGTTTTTGTCAGCCCTGCGTTCTCGAGACATCTCAAAAGCTTGCGAACTCGGTAACATCTCGGACAATTGGCCAGCCTTGGCATTGGGAGCCATTGCACATCTCGATAAAGCATGGAGCGATGACACGCTTACAATCGGGGAGATTGCGGAAACCTACTGGACATTGCGCAGGACGCTGGACGAACTGACCTCATCCCAAGCACGAGCGGCCCAATCATCACTCTTCATTGGCACGGCCATCATATGGATACCAAAGACCGAACAGCACACTTTTGGGCCTCAAATGCTCGTCGACAACATCAGACGTTTTGGGTGGGACGCACATCTTTGGCACGACTTCAGTTCAGACGATTTGATTGAGAAAATTGGGTCTCACGACATAGATGTTATCGGTGTCTCGATTGGTACGGACAATCAGTTGGATGGTTTGGCAGACTTAGTCACACAGATCAGGCGGTCTGCCATAAACCCCAACATCAAGATTTTAGTCGGCGGCAGCGCTATTCATGGATCCCCAAACCTCTATAGCTTCTTGGGTGCCGATGCCGTTTCAGCTTCGGCAGATGATGCAATGGACTTCTTCGAACGAGGTTGGACGGAGTCGGAACGTAGAGAAGGCCGGTTTGATGGGTGA
- a CDS encoding helix-turn-helix domain-containing protein, with product MGDAPIDGSGKNPWSGYDAAALLASSGDVSILLSERIEVLDVVVPEKKKFDFDLRTKWCGRGLVDIVAKDSAVKIPSLLGLDATPSVASDRWRHLNFMVESDSEIPLLAKSFRVQATFGPVHQIVCRDLRPMTELNARWQAENEKLLKQIAREPAPSAEQFSASASALVGAAPLADIMAAAADEVARICIAEALRSCRGDEFAAAELLGITRLELRRRKRASLH from the coding sequence ATGGGTGATGCGCCGATTGATGGGTCGGGAAAAAACCCTTGGAGCGGTTACGACGCCGCCGCGCTTTTGGCGTCTAGTGGCGATGTCAGCATCCTGTTGTCGGAGCGTATCGAAGTTCTGGACGTTGTGGTGCCAGAAAAGAAGAAGTTCGACTTTGATCTCCGAACGAAATGGTGCGGACGGGGGCTTGTGGACATCGTGGCCAAGGACAGCGCCGTCAAGATACCGTCACTGCTAGGACTCGACGCAACACCGTCAGTTGCAAGTGACCGGTGGCGACATCTTAACTTCATGGTGGAAAGTGATTCCGAGATCCCTCTCCTCGCCAAGAGTTTTCGAGTTCAAGCAACATTTGGACCCGTCCATCAAATCGTTTGTAGAGACCTCCGACCAATGACGGAGTTGAATGCACGATGGCAAGCCGAGAACGAAAAGCTCCTCAAACAGATTGCGCGTGAACCTGCGCCATCGGCAGAACAATTTAGCGCATCTGCGAGCGCATTGGTCGGGGCGGCACCTCTCGCAGACATTATGGCAGCAGCTGCCGATGAGGTGGCGAGAATCTGCATTGCTGAAGCGCTCCGCTCCTGCCGTGGCGATGAATTCGCCGCCGCTGAGTTATTGGGGATCACTCGCTTAGAGCTCAGGCGGAGGAAAAGAGCCTCACTACATTGA
- a CDS encoding tyrosine-type recombinase/integrase, producing the protein MPRVQLPAVTPKRKAWNKGRIVGQKRPLLPKQVWAIRARLELANNLRDLALFNVAIDSKLRGCDLVRLSVVDLVKVDRVRERVSVIQSKTKRPVQFELTENTRETVLAWVKSPEMLVCSFMFPSRFHDRPHISTRQYGRLVHDWVSSIGLEPSGYGTHSLRRTKAAEIYRKTGNLRAVQLLLGHTKVDSTVRYLGVELEDALSIAENIDL; encoded by the coding sequence ATGCCTCGAGTCCAACTTCCTGCTGTCACCCCGAAACGTAAAGCCTGGAACAAGGGGCGGATCGTCGGCCAGAAACGACCGCTGCTACCAAAACAGGTTTGGGCGATCCGAGCGCGACTGGAACTGGCGAACAACCTTCGCGATCTGGCGCTATTTAACGTGGCCATCGACAGCAAGCTACGCGGGTGTGATCTGGTCAGGCTTTCTGTGGTCGATCTGGTCAAAGTGGACCGCGTCCGAGAACGTGTTTCGGTCATCCAGAGCAAAACCAAACGACCTGTTCAGTTTGAACTGACGGAAAACACAAGGGAAACTGTCCTGGCTTGGGTCAAATCACCCGAAATGTTGGTTTGCTCGTTCATGTTTCCCAGCCGCTTTCACGATCGCCCGCATATCTCAACCCGTCAATATGGCCGGTTGGTGCACGATTGGGTGTCGTCAATTGGTCTGGAACCAAGCGGATACGGAACGCATTCGCTTCGCCGAACCAAAGCTGCTGAGATCTATCGAAAAACAGGTAACCTGCGCGCAGTTCAGCTCTTGCTAGGACACACAAAGGTCGACAGCACGGTGCGCTACTTGGGAGTTGAACTCGAAGATGCGCTGAGCATCGCCGAAAATATTGACCTTTAG